One Manihot esculenta cultivar AM560-2 chromosome 6, M.esculenta_v8, whole genome shotgun sequence DNA segment encodes these proteins:
- the LOC110617062 gene encoding vesicle transport protein SFT2B isoform X3 produces the protein MRKLNQFISGDDGERGESFLDDESDDLCSLSPAQRMYAFAACLVAGLACTFLSLIVFVKPIKFAVLFTFGNVLAVGSTVFLIGVGKQLSVMFDSVRIYATAIYIGFVVISLICALWNRKSVQNILEGIENFSSRENP, from the exons atgcgGAAGCTGAACCAGTTCATATCAGGGGACGATGGAGAGAGAGGAGAGAGCTTCTTGGATGATGAATCAGATGACCTTTGTTCTCTTTCACCTGCGCAG AGAATGTACGCTTTTGCTGCCTGTTTGGTCGCTGGTCTGGCTTGTACGTTTCTG TCATTGATCGTCTTTGTCAAGCCCATCAAATTTGCAGTATTATTTACTTTTGGCAATGTGTTGGCAGTGGGAAG CACAGTCTTCCTCATTGGAGTGGGGAAGCAACTAAGTGTGATGTTTGACTCTGTCCGAATTTATGCAACAGCTATTTACATTGGATTTGTTGTTATATCTCTTATTTGTGCTCTCTGG AACAGAAAAAGTGTACAAAATATACTGGAAGGCATTGAAAACTTTTCGTCCAGAGAAA ATCCATAG
- the LOC110617062 gene encoding vesicle transport protein SFT2B isoform X4, with product MRKLNQFISGDDGERGESFLDDESDDLCSLSPAQRMYAFAACLVAGLACTFLSLIVFVKPIKFAVLFTFGNVLAVGSTVFLIGVGKQLSVMFDSVRIYATAIYIGFVVISLICALWVQSELHSFCSHNGV from the exons atgcgGAAGCTGAACCAGTTCATATCAGGGGACGATGGAGAGAGAGGAGAGAGCTTCTTGGATGATGAATCAGATGACCTTTGTTCTCTTTCACCTGCGCAG AGAATGTACGCTTTTGCTGCCTGTTTGGTCGCTGGTCTGGCTTGTACGTTTCTG TCATTGATCGTCTTTGTCAAGCCCATCAAATTTGCAGTATTATTTACTTTTGGCAATGTGTTGGCAGTGGGAAG CACAGTCTTCCTCATTGGAGTGGGGAAGCAACTAAGTGTGATGTTTGACTCTGTCCGAATTTATGCAACAGCTATTTACATTGGATTTGTTGTTATATCTCTTATTTGTGCTCTCTGG GTACAGTCTGAGTTACATTCCTTTTGCTCGCACAATGGTGTCTAA
- the LOC110617062 gene encoding vesicle transport protein SFT2B isoform X1, translated as MRKLNQFISGDDGERGESFLDDESDDLCSLSPAQRMYAFAACLVAGLACTFLSLIVFVKPIKFAVLFTFGNVLAVGSTVFLIGVGKQLSVMFDSVRIYATAIYIGFVVISLICALWIHSKILTVIAIIFEICALSWYSLSYIPFARTMVSNLMVRFCDTEL; from the exons atgcgGAAGCTGAACCAGTTCATATCAGGGGACGATGGAGAGAGAGGAGAGAGCTTCTTGGATGATGAATCAGATGACCTTTGTTCTCTTTCACCTGCGCAG AGAATGTACGCTTTTGCTGCCTGTTTGGTCGCTGGTCTGGCTTGTACGTTTCTG TCATTGATCGTCTTTGTCAAGCCCATCAAATTTGCAGTATTATTTACTTTTGGCAATGTGTTGGCAGTGGGAAG CACAGTCTTCCTCATTGGAGTGGGGAAGCAACTAAGTGTGATGTTTGACTCTGTCCGAATTTATGCAACAGCTATTTACATTGGATTTGTTGTTATATCTCTTATTTGTGCTCTCTGG ATCCATAGCAAGATTTTAACGGTAATTGCAATCATCTTTGAGATTTGTGCCCTTTCTTG GTACAGTCTGAGTTACATTCCTTTTGCTCGCACAATGGTGTCTAATTTGATGGTCCGGTTCTGTGACACTGAGCTATAG
- the LOC110617459 gene encoding splicing factor SF3a60 homolog, producing MSSTLLEVTRAAHEEVERLERLIVKDLQNEPATNKDRLFQSHRVRNMIETIMSTTHKLVEIYEDKDSARKDEIAALGGQTATGTNVFSAFYDRLKEIREYHRRHPAARVVDANEEHDALLKEEPLIEFTGEEAFGKYLDMHELYNQFINSKFGEPIEYSAYLDVFSQTHNIPRKLKLTRQYREYMENLLEYLIYFFQRTEPLQDLDRIFSKVTAEFEEQWENDNVQEWEKDVKENGQAPPQHTVIDLDFYSTVEELMEVGPDKLKEALAALGLKSGGTIQQRAERLFLTKDTSLEKLDKKHFAKGSRGSEQNGGAPAIKEVENSKEIALMEAKMKKLCDLLSETIVRTKENVVKKQALTYDEMEAEREEEETQADTESDDEEQQIYNPLKLPMGWDGKPIPYWLYKLHGLGQEFKCEICGNYSYWGRRAFERHFKEWRHQHGMRCLGIPNTKNFNEITSIEEAKELWKRIQERQGLNKWRPDLEEEYEDKEGNIYNKKTYTDLQRQGLI from the exons ATGTCGTCAACGCTTTTAGAGGTGACTCGCGCAGCTCATGAGGAAGTGGAACGGCTCGAGCGGCTCATAGTGAAGGATCTCCAGAATGAGCCTGCGACGAACAAGGACAGGCTCTTTCAGAGCCACCGAGTTCGCAACATGATTGAAACCATCATGTCTACAACACATAAACTC GTTGAGATTTACGAAGATAAGGATAGTGCAAGGAAGGACGAAATTGCAGCTCTTGGGGGACAAACAGCAACAGGAACAAACGTGTTTAGTGCATTTTATGATAGGCTGAAAGAG ATTCGCGAGTACCATAGAAGGCATCCAGCTGCACGCGTTGTTGATGCCAACGAGGAGCATGATGCACTGCTTAAAGAGGAACCCCTAATTGAGTTTACTGGAGAG GAAGCATTTGGGAAATATTTGGACATGCATGAGTTGTACAACCAGTTTATTAATTCAAAGTTTGGGGAGCCTATTGAATACTCTGCTTACCTTGACGTTTTCTCACAAACACATAATATCCCCCGTAAGCTGAAGCTGACAag GCAGTACAGGGAGTATATGGAGAATCTACTTGagtatttaatttacttttttcaAAGGACAGAGCCTCTGCAAGATCTTGATAGAATATTCTCAAAG GTCACAGCTGAATTTGAAGAGCAATGGGAAAATGATAACGTGCAAGAATGGGAGAAGGATGTGAAAGAAAATGGGCAAGCTCCACCTCAGCATACTGTTATTGATCTAGATTTTTACAGCACCGTTGAAGAACTGATGGAAGTGGGCCCTGACAAATTAAAGGAG GCACTAGCTGCATTAGGACTAAAGAGTGGTGGTACTATTCAGCAGCGTGCAGAGAGGCTTTTCCTCACAAAG GACACATCACTTGAAAAGTTGGACAAGAAGCATTTTGCCAAAGGTTCACGTGGATCAGAACAGAATGGAGGTGCACCTGCCATTAAAGAAGttgaaaattcaaaagaaattgCACTGATGGAGGCCAAAATGAAAAAACTATGTGATTTACTGAGTGAG ACTATTGTACGAACAAAAGAAAATGTTGTGAAGAAGCAGGCTCTGACATATGATGAAATGGAAGCAGAACGTGAGGAG GAAGAGACACAAGCTGACACTGAAAGTGATGATGAGGAGCAACAGATTTACAATCCTCTCAAGCTACCGATGGGTTGGGATGGAAAGCCTATTCCTTACTGGCTGTACAAGCTTCATGGTCTTGGTCAG GAATTCAAGTGTGAGATATGTGGGAACTATAGTTACTGGGGGCGTAGGGCTTTTGAGCGGCATTTCAAGGAATGGCGCCATCAGCATGGGATGCGTTGTCTTGGCATTCCAAACACCAAGAACTTTAATGAGATCACATCAATTGAG GAAGCAAAAGAATTGTGGAAGAGAATACAAGAGCGGCAAGGATTGAACAAATGGCGACCAGATCTTGAGGAGGAATATGAAGACAAAGAGGGAAATATCTACAACAAAAAGACATATACCGATCTGCAGCGTCAAGGATTGATTTAA
- the LOC110617062 gene encoding vesicle transport protein SFT2B isoform X2, with protein sequence MRKLNQFISGDDGERGESFLDDESDDLCSLSPAQRMYAFAACLVAGLACTFLSLIVFVKPIKFAVLFTFGNVLAVGSTVFLIGVGKQLSVMFDSVRIYATAIYIGFVVISLICALWNRKSVQNILEGIENFSSRESENRGKKNLNLLFSILY encoded by the exons atgcgGAAGCTGAACCAGTTCATATCAGGGGACGATGGAGAGAGAGGAGAGAGCTTCTTGGATGATGAATCAGATGACCTTTGTTCTCTTTCACCTGCGCAG AGAATGTACGCTTTTGCTGCCTGTTTGGTCGCTGGTCTGGCTTGTACGTTTCTG TCATTGATCGTCTTTGTCAAGCCCATCAAATTTGCAGTATTATTTACTTTTGGCAATGTGTTGGCAGTGGGAAG CACAGTCTTCCTCATTGGAGTGGGGAAGCAACTAAGTGTGATGTTTGACTCTGTCCGAATTTATGCAACAGCTATTTACATTGGATTTGTTGTTATATCTCTTATTTGTGCTCTCTGG AACAGAAAAAGTGTACAAAATATACTGGAAGGCATTGAAAACTTTTCGTCCAGAGAAAGTGAGAATCGTGGgaaaaaaaacttaaatcttttatttaGCATTCTGTATTAA